The Xanthomonas sontii genome contains a region encoding:
- a CDS encoding YdcF family protein — protein MGRGMSARGGFRWLRWLLRLAALLGLWLLGVAIYIVWVGDRDQAAPADAIIVLGAAAYDAKPSPVFEERIRHGLDLYQRGYAPTLIFTGGFGNGARFAESQVARRYALRHDVPADAILIETVSRTTRQNLIEARRLMREHGLHRVIVVSDPLHMARALRLCQELQIDALASSTPSSRFRSFQTRWRFLLQELYFFHRDLLERGVEHGGETV, from the coding sequence CTGGGGCGCGGCATGAGCGCGCGGGGCGGCTTCCGCTGGCTGCGCTGGCTGCTGCGCCTGGCGGCGCTGCTGGGGCTGTGGCTGCTGGGCGTGGCGATCTACATCGTCTGGGTCGGCGACCGCGACCAGGCGGCGCCGGCCGACGCGATCATCGTGCTCGGCGCCGCGGCCTACGACGCCAAGCCGTCGCCGGTGTTCGAAGAGCGCATCCGTCATGGCCTGGACCTGTACCAGCGCGGCTACGCGCCGACCCTGATCTTCACCGGCGGCTTCGGCAACGGCGCGCGCTTCGCCGAGTCGCAGGTGGCCCGGCGCTACGCGCTGCGCCACGACGTGCCGGCCGACGCGATCCTGATCGAGACGGTGTCGCGCACCACCCGGCAGAACCTGATCGAGGCGCGGCGGCTGATGCGCGAACACGGCCTGCACCGGGTGATCGTGGTCAGCGATCCGCTGCACATGGCACGGGCGCTGCGGCTGTGCCAGGAACTGCAGATCGACGCGCTGGCGTCGTCGACCCCGAGCAGCCGTTTCCGCAGCTTCCAGACCCGCTGGCGCTTCCTGCTGCAGGAGCTGTACTTCTTCCATCGCGACCTGCTGGAGCGGGGCGTTGAGCACGGCGGCGAGACCGTATGA
- a CDS encoding pyridoxal-phosphate dependent enzyme, giving the protein MVSRFLPEFGDVLAAAARIAAHARPTPVLRSRALDAATGAQLYFKAEHLQRGGAFKFRGACNAVWALDPAQAACGVVTHSSGNHGAALALAARTRGIGCHVVVPEGAVAAKLANIARHGATLWRCAPSIAAREALCAQVQRDTGAILVHPYADPAVIAGQGTAALELLDVSGGLDLLVVPVGGGGLAAGSRLALSARAPQAQLLLAEPAGAADTARSLAAGERRLDMVPDTLCDGLRGTLGEPNFALLHGQAEVLVVEDAATVAAMRLLWQVLKQVVEPSSAIALAAVLAQPARFAGRRVGVILSGGNVDLDALPWGAA; this is encoded by the coding sequence ATGGTCTCACGTTTTCTGCCCGAGTTCGGCGACGTCCTGGCGGCCGCCGCACGCATTGCCGCGCACGCGCGGCCGACCCCAGTGCTGCGTTCGCGGGCGCTGGACGCCGCCACCGGCGCGCAGCTGTACTTCAAGGCCGAACACCTGCAGCGCGGCGGCGCGTTCAAGTTCCGCGGTGCCTGCAACGCGGTGTGGGCGCTGGACCCGGCGCAGGCGGCCTGCGGGGTGGTCACCCATTCCTCCGGCAACCATGGCGCGGCCCTGGCCCTGGCCGCGCGCACCCGCGGCATCGGCTGTCATGTGGTGGTGCCGGAAGGCGCGGTCGCCGCCAAGCTCGCCAACATCGCCCGCCACGGCGCCACGCTGTGGCGTTGCGCGCCGAGCATCGCCGCGCGCGAGGCGTTGTGCGCGCAGGTGCAGCGCGATACCGGCGCGATCCTGGTGCATCCCTATGCCGATCCTGCGGTGATCGCCGGGCAGGGCACCGCGGCGCTGGAACTGTTGGACGTCAGCGGCGGGCTGGACCTGCTGGTGGTGCCGGTCGGTGGCGGCGGCCTGGCCGCGGGCAGCCGCCTGGCGCTGTCGGCGCGGGCGCCGCAGGCGCAGCTGCTGCTGGCCGAGCCGGCCGGCGCCGCCGACACCGCGCGCTCGCTGGCGGCCGGCGAGCGCCGCCTGGACATGGTCCCGGACACGCTCTGCGACGGCCTGCGCGGCACCCTCGGCGAACCCAACTTCGCCCTGCTGCACGGCCAGGCCGAGGTGCTGGTGGTGGAGGACGCGGCGACCGTGGCGGCGATGCGGCTGCTGTGGCAGGTGCTCAAGCAGGTGGTGGAGCCGTCCTCGGCGATCGCCCTGGCGGCGGTGCTGGCGCAGCCGGCGCGTTTCGCCGGGCGCCGGGTGGGGGTGATCCTGTCCGGCGGCAACGTCGACCTGGACGCCTTGCCCTGGGGCGCGGCATGA
- the mnmG gene encoding tRNA uridine-5-carboxymethylaminomethyl(34) synthesis enzyme MnmG, with translation MSDSFYRHDVIVIGGGHAGTEAALASARAGARTLLLTHNVETVGAMSCNPAIGGIGKGHLVKEIDALGGAMAHAADLAGIQWRTLNASKGPAVRATRCQADRSLYRSAIRRLVEAQPNLTVFQAAVDDLVMDGERVRGVLTQTGLRFEAAAVVLTAGTFLAGKIHIGQTQYAGGRAGDPPATALAQALRDGRFGVDRLKTGTPPRIDGRSLDYAAMEEQPGDDPLPVMSFLGEVAQHPRQVSCWITHTTERTHAIIRGALDRSPLYTGQIEGIGPRYCPSIEDKVVRFADKASHQIFVEPEGLDVVEIYPNGISTSLPFDVQLELVRSIRGFERAHITRPGYAIEYDFFDPRGLKASLETKAMPGLFFAGQINGTTGYEEAAAQGLIAGLNAARQVRGLEPWSPRRDQAYIGVLIDDLITHGTSEPYRMFTSRAEYRLQLREDNADARLTGIGHDLGIVDETRWARFQAKQEAVARENERLRALWATPGNALGREVAATLGVAVSRETTVLDLIKRPELDYAALMRVPSLGPGVADAQVAEQVEIGIKYAGYLDRQRDEIARQQRHEDTPIPPAFDYAQVRGLSAEVQQKLERVRPQTVGQAQRIPGMTPAAISLLLVHLERARRSRVA, from the coding sequence ATGAGCGATTCCTTCTACCGCCATGACGTGATCGTGATCGGCGGCGGCCATGCCGGCACCGAGGCGGCGCTGGCGTCCGCGCGTGCCGGCGCGCGCACCCTGCTGCTGACCCATAACGTGGAGACGGTGGGGGCGATGAGCTGCAACCCGGCGATCGGTGGCATCGGCAAGGGCCACCTGGTCAAGGAGATCGACGCGCTGGGCGGGGCGATGGCCCACGCCGCGGATCTGGCCGGCATCCAGTGGCGGACCCTCAATGCCTCCAAGGGCCCGGCGGTGCGCGCGACCCGCTGCCAGGCCGACCGCAGCCTGTACCGCAGCGCGATCCGGCGCCTGGTCGAGGCGCAGCCGAACCTGACCGTGTTCCAGGCCGCGGTGGACGACCTGGTGATGGACGGCGAGCGCGTGCGCGGCGTGCTGACCCAGACCGGGCTGCGCTTCGAGGCCGCGGCGGTGGTGCTGACCGCCGGCACCTTCCTGGCCGGCAAGATCCACATCGGCCAGACCCAGTACGCCGGCGGCCGCGCCGGCGATCCGCCGGCCACCGCGCTGGCGCAGGCGCTGCGCGACGGCCGCTTCGGCGTGGACCGGCTCAAGACCGGCACCCCGCCGCGCATCGACGGGCGCAGCCTGGACTACGCGGCGATGGAGGAACAGCCCGGCGACGATCCGCTGCCGGTGATGTCGTTCCTGGGCGAGGTGGCGCAGCATCCGCGCCAGGTGTCGTGCTGGATCACCCACACCACCGAGCGCACCCACGCCATCATCCGCGGCGCGCTGGACCGCTCGCCGCTGTACACCGGCCAGATCGAGGGCATCGGCCCGCGCTACTGCCCCTCGATCGAGGACAAGGTGGTGCGCTTCGCCGACAAGGCCAGCCATCAGATCTTCGTCGAGCCGGAAGGCCTGGACGTGGTCGAGATCTACCCCAACGGCATCTCCACCTCGCTGCCGTTCGACGTGCAGCTGGAGCTGGTGCGCTCGATCCGCGGCTTCGAGCGCGCGCACATCACCCGCCCCGGCTACGCCATCGAGTACGACTTCTTCGATCCGCGCGGGCTCAAGGCCTCGCTGGAGACCAAGGCCATGCCCGGGCTGTTCTTCGCAGGCCAGATCAACGGCACCACCGGCTACGAGGAAGCCGCCGCGCAGGGCCTGATCGCCGGCCTCAACGCTGCGCGCCAGGTGCGCGGGCTGGAACCATGGTCGCCGCGCCGCGACCAGGCCTACATCGGCGTGCTGATCGACGACCTGATCACCCACGGCACCAGCGAGCCGTACCGCATGTTCACCAGCCGCGCCGAGTACCGGCTGCAGCTGCGCGAGGACAACGCCGACGCGCGCCTGACCGGCATCGGCCACGACCTGGGCATCGTCGACGAAACGCGCTGGGCGCGCTTTCAGGCCAAGCAGGAGGCGGTGGCGCGCGAGAACGAGCGCCTGCGTGCGCTGTGGGCCACGCCGGGCAACGCGCTGGGCCGCGAGGTCGCGGCGACGCTCGGCGTGGCGGTGAGCCGCGAGACCACCGTGCTGGACCTGATCAAGCGCCCGGAACTGGACTACGCCGCGCTGATGCGGGTGCCGTCGCTGGGCCCGGGCGTGGCCGACGCGCAGGTGGCGGAGCAGGTGGAGATCGGCATCAAGTACGCCGGCTACCTGGACCGCCAGCGCGACGAGATCGCCCGCCAGCAGCGCCACGAGGACACCCCGATCCCGCCCGCCTTCGACTACGCGCAGGTGCGCGGCCTGTCGGCCGAAGTGCAGCAGAAGCTCGAGCGCGTGCGCCCGCAGACCGTGGGCCAGGCGCAGCGCATCCCCGGCATGACCCCGGCGGCGATCTCGCTGCTACTGGTGCACCTGGAACGCGCGCGGCGCAGCCGGGTGGCGTGA
- a CDS encoding ketosteroid isomerase-related protein, with protein MSNHGVPAQDQAIALVQAYYAAFNRGDWDSMLGMLTDDVAHDLNQGARETGKEVFAAFLQRMNASYREQLHDIVVLAAQDGGRAAAEYVVHGEYHHTDTGLPEARGQRYVLPGGAFFDIRDGRIARVSNYYNLEDWIAQVSA; from the coding sequence ATGAGCAACCACGGAGTTCCTGCGCAGGACCAGGCCATCGCCCTGGTGCAGGCCTATTACGCGGCGTTCAACCGCGGCGACTGGGACAGCATGCTGGGCATGCTCACCGACGATGTCGCCCACGATCTCAACCAGGGCGCGCGCGAGACCGGCAAGGAGGTCTTCGCCGCCTTCCTGCAGCGCATGAACGCCAGCTACCGCGAGCAGTTGCACGACATCGTGGTGCTGGCCGCGCAGGACGGCGGCCGTGCCGCCGCCGAGTACGTGGTGCATGGCGAATACCACCACACCGACACCGGCCTGCCGGAGGCGCGCGGCCAGCGCTACGTGCTGCCGGGCGGGGCGTTCTTCGACATCCGCGACGGCAGGATCGCCCGGGTGAGCAACTACTACAACCTGGAAGACTGGATCGCGCAGGTCTCCGCCTGA